From Mesotoga sp. BH458_6_3_2_1, one genomic window encodes:
- the lsrF gene encoding 3-hydroxy-5-phosphonooxypentane-2,4-dione thiolase, translated as MSELFGKKNRLSRIFNKSGKSIMLALDHGMALGPMQGIERPGEVLKKLTPYTDSIMLNKGILQNCYVPDGHVGIVLRISGAATIVGEDLTRESITTTVTEALRLSADAVATSIYVGTPNEHSTIRELSLLCDECETYGLPVLAVTAIGKDRERKTDPRYLALAVRVAAEMGADIIKTYYCDENFEKVVEASAGVPIVIAGGPKMDSVLDVLKIAENAVKAGALGVDMGRNVWQHEKPVEMLLALKEVVNEGVNAEEAHSKHFGRK; from the coding sequence GTGAGTGAGTTGTTTGGCAAGAAAAACAGACTATCTAGGATTTTCAACAAGTCTGGAAAATCGATCATGTTAGCGCTAGATCACGGAATGGCCCTTGGCCCAATGCAGGGTATTGAGAGACCGGGCGAAGTTCTGAAAAAACTAACGCCATATACTGATTCCATCATGCTTAATAAGGGAATCCTGCAGAATTGCTACGTTCCCGATGGACATGTAGGAATAGTTCTCAGGATAAGTGGTGCGGCAACCATTGTAGGTGAAGATCTTACTAGGGAAAGCATTACCACCACCGTGACGGAAGCTCTAAGACTTTCGGCAGACGCCGTTGCTACTTCCATCTATGTTGGAACTCCGAATGAACACTCGACAATTAGGGAGCTTTCGCTTCTTTGTGATGAATGTGAGACCTACGGGCTTCCGGTTCTAGCTGTAACAGCGATTGGCAAGGATAGAGAAAGGAAGACAGATCCCAGATACCTTGCGTTGGCCGTAAGAGTAGCGGCAGAAATGGGCGCAGACATCATCAAGACCTACTACTGTGATGAGAATTTCGAGAAGGTAGTGGAAGCGAGCGCAGGAGTTCCGATAGTTATTGCAGGAGGTCCGAAGATGGATTCAGTTCTAGACGTCCTGAAGATCGCCGAAAATGCGGTAAAGGCTGGGGCTCTTGGGGTTGACATGGGGAGAAATGTCTGGCAGCATGAAAAACCCGTTGAAATGCTGTTGGCACTGAAGGAAGTTGTAAATGAAGGGGTCAATGCGGAAGAAGCTCACTCAAAGCATTTCGGGAGAAAGTAA
- a CDS encoding sugar ABC transporter ATP-binding protein, giving the protein MKIVEMISIRKEFPGVVALDNIDFALEEGEIHGLVGENGAGKSTLINVLAGVFQQSSGEMRIFGEPVRLSSPSDALRRGIGVVYQDTVLDPYFTSEENIWLGREPSKLSVLKGKKTRSDTKELCEEFGIEVPLRVPVGTLSVAKQKMVEILRALSMNSKVLVLDEPTASITQSDTDNLFKILRNLKKVGISVIFVSHHLDEVFNLCDRITVLRNGHYEGTYASSELSTRSLIKLMTHRDLTDQYPKQEYKAEEKVLRVSNLNSVKLGLKDISFEVKKGEIVGFFGMVGSGRTELMKSIFGAGEIDGGEILIENQPAKISNPSRAMKTGIYLCPEDRRREGLVQDMSVVDNLSIPFLGTLTKFGVIYSKIANSKAKKLSKDLEIKTPSLKTIVSNLSGGNQQKVVLGKWLMGPKSRVFIFDEPTQGIDVGAKTEFYKIMQDIASKGCGVIFVSSDIRELIGVADRIYVMRLGKITAEFEREEFDQSVILENALSDTVSTGSGNCE; this is encoded by the coding sequence ATGAAGATTGTTGAGATGATCTCGATCAGGAAGGAATTCCCCGGGGTCGTCGCTCTTGACAATATTGACTTTGCTCTCGAAGAAGGCGAGATTCATGGACTTGTTGGTGAAAACGGGGCAGGGAAGTCTACCCTCATTAACGTACTAGCGGGTGTCTTTCAGCAGAGTTCCGGAGAAATGAGAATTTTTGGAGAACCTGTGCGATTGAGCAGCCCATCCGACGCCTTGAGGAGGGGAATTGGAGTTGTCTATCAGGATACAGTTCTTGATCCTTACTTCACTTCGGAGGAGAACATCTGGCTTGGGCGGGAGCCGTCCAAGCTATCTGTGCTTAAGGGGAAGAAGACAAGATCCGACACTAAAGAACTATGTGAAGAATTCGGAATTGAAGTTCCCCTTCGCGTCCCAGTCGGAACTCTCAGTGTAGCCAAGCAGAAGATGGTAGAGATTCTCAGGGCCCTTAGCATGAATTCAAAGGTGCTGGTGCTTGATGAGCCGACTGCCTCCATAACTCAGAGTGATACGGACAACCTTTTCAAGATTCTCAGGAATCTCAAAAAGGTCGGTATCAGCGTGATCTTCGTTTCTCATCATCTCGACGAAGTATTTAATCTATGCGATCGAATCACTGTTCTCAGAAACGGCCACTACGAAGGGACTTATGCTTCTTCGGAACTTTCTACAAGAAGCCTGATCAAGTTGATGACGCACAGGGATTTAACTGATCAATACCCAAAACAGGAGTACAAAGCAGAAGAGAAAGTTCTTAGAGTATCCAATCTCAATTCAGTGAAACTGGGCTTGAAGGATATTTCTTTTGAAGTGAAAAAGGGAGAAATAGTAGGGTTCTTCGGAATGGTCGGCTCGGGTCGGACAGAACTTATGAAATCGATATTTGGAGCCGGTGAAATCGACGGCGGAGAGATACTCATTGAGAACCAACCTGCAAAGATTTCGAATCCATCAAGGGCAATGAAGACCGGAATCTATCTTTGCCCAGAGGATCGCAGGAGAGAGGGACTGGTGCAGGACATGTCGGTTGTCGACAATCTCTCCATTCCTTTTTTGGGAACCCTTACGAAGTTTGGCGTCATCTACTCAAAGATAGCCAATTCAAAGGCAAAAAAGCTCTCCAAAGATCTGGAGATAAAGACTCCTTCACTGAAGACTATCGTATCCAATTTGAGCGGTGGAAATCAGCAGAAAGTCGTGCTTGGGAAGTGGCTAATGGGACCAAAGTCTAGAGTCTTTATTTTCGATGAACCTACACAGGGAATCGATGTGGGGGCGAAGACGGAGTTCTACAAAATCATGCAGGACATAGCCAGTAAAGGTTGCGGAGTGATATTTGTTTCTTCGGATATCAGGGAACTTATTGGTGTTGCAGACAGAATATACGTAATGCGACTTGGGAAAATCACTGCCGAATTTGAACGCGAAGAGTTCGATCAGAGCGTAATTCTCGAGAATGCACTGAGCGATACAGTTTCAACGGGGAGTGGGAATTGTGAATAA
- a CDS encoding FGGY-family carbohydrate kinase: protein MNSSVLFAGYDIGTTSSKVSILDAEGHVISNAKVNHPQEFSIDGFPEQDANNWWEDFKKLTSIVGKEISLSRIEAIGLSSMCPCVLPVSDEGIPLRKSLMYGIDQRASKEVGLLNESFNRERNRSIYTNYSSQSILPKLLWLRENQSAVFKSTSRILTANGYIGFKLTQSFVMDYFSASAGNLIDLNSLELFKEPFDRFDLATSLFPEIRWALEPIGNLTRSASLETGLREGITIFTGTGDACADAITNACIEPGSVSVSLGGTSIFIQSLEKPVWSPDLFVETGATPGSFTIGGATSCGGLLTDWIVERLFGLKGSEKEVLLRDFDVKKYRPSNLILLPFFGGARTPFNDPGAKGIFFGLSMETDRENILSALFESIAIDISMISDEIKRTALEPGQICASGGGTRSEVLLGLIATVLDRELLVCPQEYDSASGAGLIALSAFSESSLSEVIDKIKERYVIVEPWNEFREYIFERKEAFKELYNCNRDLFLKR from the coding sequence ATGAATTCAAGTGTGCTTTTCGCAGGATATGATATTGGAACGACTTCGAGCAAGGTTTCTATTTTAGATGCTGAAGGTCATGTTATCTCAAATGCCAAGGTGAACCATCCTCAAGAGTTCTCGATAGATGGTTTTCCCGAACAGGATGCTAATAACTGGTGGGAAGACTTCAAGAAATTGACTTCGATTGTTGGCAAAGAGATTTCGCTTTCGAGAATAGAAGCGATCGGACTGAGTTCAATGTGTCCATGTGTGCTTCCCGTTTCAGATGAGGGAATTCCATTGAGAAAGTCTCTCATGTACGGAATAGACCAGCGTGCTTCGAAAGAGGTAGGACTTCTCAATGAATCCTTCAACCGCGAAAGAAACAGATCTATCTATACGAATTACTCCAGTCAGTCAATTCTCCCTAAGCTTCTCTGGTTAAGAGAGAACCAGTCTGCCGTTTTCAAGAGTACTTCGCGAATCCTTACTGCGAACGGCTACATTGGATTTAAGCTTACACAGTCATTCGTAATGGATTATTTCTCAGCTTCGGCCGGGAATCTGATCGATCTAAATAGCCTTGAGCTCTTCAAAGAGCCTTTTGATCGTTTCGATCTAGCGACGAGTCTCTTCCCGGAAATAAGATGGGCACTGGAGCCAATTGGTAATTTAACTCGTAGCGCCTCGCTGGAAACAGGACTGAGAGAGGGAATAACGATATTTACGGGAACTGGTGATGCTTGCGCGGATGCAATTACAAATGCCTGCATTGAGCCCGGTAGCGTTTCGGTTTCTCTTGGAGGAACATCGATATTCATCCAGTCTCTGGAGAAACCGGTATGGTCTCCAGATCTATTTGTTGAAACCGGTGCAACTCCCGGTTCCTTTACCATAGGAGGTGCAACGAGCTGTGGGGGCCTCCTGACAGACTGGATAGTTGAGCGATTGTTTGGTCTCAAGGGATCGGAAAAAGAGGTTCTTTTGAGGGATTTCGACGTTAAGAAGTATAGACCTTCAAATCTCATTCTTCTGCCCTTCTTTGGGGGAGCCCGGACACCCTTCAACGATCCAGGGGCAAAGGGTATCTTCTTCGGCCTTTCTATGGAAACGGACAGGGAGAATATTCTCTCTGCGTTGTTTGAATCCATAGCAATTGACATCAGCATGATAAGCGATGAGATAAAGAGGACGGCACTTGAACCAGGCCAAATCTGTGCCTCTGGAGGAGGAACCAGGAGCGAGGTTCTCCTCGGGCTGATTGCCACCGTGCTCGATCGTGAGCTCTTGGTTTGTCCGCAGGAATACGATTCTGCTAGCGGTGCCGGACTGATTGCTTTGTCGGCGTTTTCGGAATCGAGTCTCTCGGAAGTTATAGACAAAATCAAAGAGAGATATGTAATTGTCGAACCCTGGAACGAATTCAGAGAATACATTTTCGAAAGGAAGGAAGCCTTCAAGGAGCTGTACAACTGCAATCGAGATCTCTTTTTGAAGAGATGA
- a CDS encoding alcohol dehydrogenase catalytic domain-containing protein: MKAVMYEGIGKLSIRDVEKPKIGEDGILVKIMYSFICSTDIKTFKQGHPMIKPPTILGHECSGRIVEVGSKVEGFEVGECVAVAPFVNCGECEQCIGGNPEGCRNRSFPSNGAMTEYLSVDMSYARKGVWKVSESQIKEAALAEPMACALTSCRNMKLQPGESVLVVGAGIMGMLNATALRDIYGQIVKIVDTREDRLKFAEEMGFSTSLEASGKFNSIVLTAPIPELIDRYLPMVKLFGNIVLFGGYPKGIKASFDPNIIHYNGIRMTGTTGFAPKDFAAATSLMNSGQLLLTPFTNRIYEFSDFEEAFNDAVEGRSIKVGIKVGE, from the coding sequence ATGAAAGCAGTGATGTACGAAGGAATTGGAAAGCTCTCAATCAGAGACGTCGAGAAGCCAAAGATCGGGGAAGACGGAATCCTTGTGAAGATTATGTATTCATTCATTTGTTCTACTGATATAAAGACCTTCAAACAGGGCCATCCTATGATAAAACCTCCTACTATTCTCGGTCACGAATGCTCGGGAAGGATTGTGGAAGTTGGATCGAAGGTGGAGGGTTTCGAAGTCGGAGAATGTGTTGCGGTGGCTCCTTTCGTAAACTGTGGGGAATGTGAACAGTGCATTGGCGGGAATCCCGAGGGTTGTAGAAATAGGAGTTTTCCAAGTAACGGCGCTATGACTGAATATCTTTCCGTAGACATGAGTTATGCGAGGAAAGGTGTTTGGAAAGTATCTGAATCGCAAATTAAGGAAGCTGCTCTCGCCGAACCGATGGCCTGCGCGTTGACTTCGTGCAGAAACATGAAGCTTCAGCCGGGGGAATCTGTTCTAGTCGTAGGTGCAGGTATCATGGGAATGCTAAATGCAACGGCTCTGAGAGACATCTACGGTCAGATCGTAAAGATAGTCGATACAAGAGAAGACAGACTGAAGTTCGCGGAAGAGATGGGTTTTTCCACCTCCCTTGAAGCTTCGGGTAAGTTCAACTCAATTGTTCTTACAGCACCAATTCCAGAACTGATAGATAGATACCTACCGATGGTCAAGCTGTTCGGCAATATCGTTTTGTTCGGCGGCTATCCAAAAGGGATAAAGGCATCTTTCGATCCCAACATAATACATTACAACGGAATTAGAATGACTGGAACCACGGGCTTCGCGCCAAAAGACTTCGCGGCCGCAACTTCGCTAATGAATAGCGGTCAGCTCCTTCTAACACCTTTCACAAATAGAATCTACGAGTTCTCGGATTTTGAGGAAGCCTTCAATGATGCTGTCGAAGGCAGATCAATAAAAGTCGGAATAAAGGTTGGTGAGTGA
- a CDS encoding class I fructose-bisphosphate aldolase, which yields MNGLKRRLNRLLCGESFILAAADHGQFAGVPEGLEDIESYVREVEKLDVDGIILNPGIASLVDEFDCRKSLIVRVTHAGSALSGDIENTKYFLEPEEALRMGADGVIVMGIVGQKCDSEALHGLSKAIWEYRRYGIPVIAEMLPYRKEEYFSKKVIADISRIGAELGANIVKTNITDDYEYVIKSCPVPVIIAGGEKTKDFFASLEEAAAAGAAGAAIGRNLYLDTDRPSFVKRAREVFKRR from the coding sequence GTGAACGGACTGAAGAGAAGACTGAATAGATTGCTATGTGGCGAATCGTTCATTCTTGCAGCGGCTGATCACGGGCAATTTGCAGGTGTGCCTGAAGGGCTGGAAGACATAGAAAGTTATGTTCGGGAGGTTGAGAAGCTGGATGTGGACGGTATCATTCTCAATCCCGGGATAGCCTCTCTCGTTGATGAATTCGACTGTCGTAAGTCTCTTATAGTGAGAGTTACTCATGCCGGTTCGGCGCTTTCCGGCGATATTGAAAATACAAAGTATTTTCTGGAACCCGAGGAGGCGCTTCGAATGGGAGCAGACGGAGTAATTGTCATGGGAATTGTAGGCCAGAAATGTGATTCCGAGGCATTGCACGGTCTTAGCAAAGCGATTTGGGAGTATCGAAGATATGGAATTCCTGTGATTGCAGAGATGCTGCCATACAGGAAAGAGGAGTATTTCTCCAAGAAAGTGATTGCAGATATCTCAAGAATAGGAGCCGAACTTGGTGCGAATATAGTGAAAACAAACATCACGGATGATTATGAGTATGTAATCAAATCCTGTCCCGTTCCAGTAATCATAGCCGGTGGTGAAAAGACCAAGGACTTTTTCGCCTCTCTTGAGGAAGCAGCGGCCGCGGGAGCTGCAGGTGCAGCCATTGGAAGAAACCTTTATTTGGATACGGATAGGCCCAGCTTCGTCAAGAGAGCAAGAGAGGTATTCAAACGGAGGTAA
- a CDS encoding carbohydrate kinase family protein: MDRVVIVGNVDVDIVAGPIENWPEWGTEIGVDNVDIRIGGQAANTAVVLADLGVPVEIVTVAGNDLFGKALERRFIEMGISVEGLDLIEGKTPHTVAITHTNSERSFLSDESVMRFMDIDFVSSKLAKVRGAHILFCGINVLNGLRRGNLKALLESLNEDNVIYMDPGWPPDGWKSFRPQIRSLLDSLDWFLPNEAELIAVTQETPISRAVESFQRDFGSNAMVKMGSEGSLMISRESSKEYSTEISENIVDTIGAGDSFNAGFIYSAAVKGSYDVDLAHRIARDWIEGRYREKISL; the protein is encoded by the coding sequence ATGGACAGAGTTGTTATCGTTGGCAATGTCGATGTCGATATAGTAGCGGGTCCGATTGAAAACTGGCCTGAGTGGGGAACGGAGATAGGCGTCGATAATGTCGATATTCGTATAGGCGGGCAGGCGGCCAACACGGCTGTCGTGCTTGCCGACCTCGGAGTACCGGTGGAAATAGTCACTGTAGCAGGAAATGATCTCTTCGGGAAGGCCTTAGAGAGAAGATTCATTGAAATGGGAATTTCTGTTGAAGGGCTTGACCTTATCGAGGGCAAGACTCCGCATACAGTTGCGATAACTCATACAAACAGTGAGAGAAGCTTTTTGAGCGACGAGTCTGTCATGCGTTTCATGGATATTGACTTTGTGAGTAGTAAGCTTGCTAAGGTAAGAGGCGCTCATATTCTATTCTGTGGTATCAATGTTCTTAACGGTTTGAGAAGGGGAAACCTGAAAGCACTTCTGGAATCTCTCAATGAGGATAACGTTATCTACATGGATCCGGGATGGCCTCCCGACGGCTGGAAGTCATTCAGACCTCAGATAAGAAGTCTGCTGGATTCACTAGACTGGTTCCTACCCAACGAAGCCGAATTGATTGCGGTGACACAGGAAACTCCGATTTCCAGAGCCGTAGAAAGCTTTCAGAGAGACTTCGGTAGTAATGCGATGGTGAAGATGGGCTCTGAAGGTTCGCTCATGATCTCTAGAGAGAGTTCAAAAGAGTATTCGACTGAAATTTCAGAAAATATTGTGGATACAATTGGAGCCGGGGATTCCTTCAATGCCGGGTTCATCTATTCGGCGGCCGTCAAAGGGAGTTATGATGTCGACCTTGCCCACAGGATCGCCAGAGACTGGATCGAGGGAAGATACAGGGAAAAGATTTCCTTGTAG
- a CDS encoding GNAT family N-acetyltransferase encodes MDYRMRRYENEEDYWKLREFLRKVFRANGLREYSWHVARLDYWRWHVMENCLKVYSLNEHIIFWEDGNKKIVAAVNCEGFGEVHSQVHPSFDCEELEEEMLEVSEKHLFSEKDGVKRLLVFADSQDRRRIEILKRRGYSQVAWPEHQHRRDLKGQLAEVSISKGFEIRSLGNPEELPSRSWASWRAFHPSEPDEEYEGWEWYLNIQKQPLYRRDLDIVAVAPGGEIAGFCTIWYDDVTRTGYYEPVGVVPEYHRRGLGKAMLTEGLLRLKRMGAVRAFVGGYSEAANALYDSAVSTICDLNVPWLKVL; translated from the coding sequence ATGGATTACAGAATGCGGAGATATGAGAATGAAGAGGATTATTGGAAGCTGAGAGAGTTCCTTAGGAAAGTTTTTAGGGCCAACGGACTGCGCGAGTACTCCTGGCATGTTGCTAGACTCGACTACTGGCGTTGGCATGTGATGGAGAACTGTTTGAAAGTCTATTCACTGAATGAGCATATAATATTTTGGGAAGACGGCAATAAGAAGATTGTAGCGGCCGTCAACTGTGAGGGGTTCGGCGAGGTCCATTCTCAGGTGCATCCGTCTTTTGACTGCGAAGAGCTGGAAGAAGAGATGCTTGAAGTCTCGGAGAAGCATCTTTTTAGTGAGAAAGACGGAGTTAAGAGACTCTTGGTGTTCGCCGATTCTCAGGACAGAAGAAGGATAGAGATTTTGAAGAGAAGAGGTTATTCGCAAGTAGCTTGGCCAGAACATCAGCATCGACGAGACTTGAAAGGTCAACTTGCAGAAGTCTCGATCTCTAAAGGTTTCGAGATACGCTCTCTTGGAAATCCAGAAGAACTACCTTCCAGAAGCTGGGCCTCCTGGAGGGCCTTTCATCCTTCCGAGCCGGACGAAGAGTACGAGGGCTGGGAATGGTATCTCAATATCCAGAAACAACCCCTGTACAGGAGAGATTTAGATATTGTCGCAGTTGCTCCCGGTGGCGAGATAGCCGGCTTCTGCACAATATGGTATGATGACGTCACCAGAACCGGATATTATGAGCCGGTTGGGGTTGTACCGGAGTACCACAGGAGAGGTCTGGGAAAGGCAATGTTAACTGAAGGACTCCTCAGGTTAAAGAGAATGGGTGCGGTGAGAGCATTTGTTGGCGGATATTCAGAGGCAGCAAATGCACTTTATGACTCGGCAGTCTCGACGATCTGCGACTTAAACGTACCCTGGTTGAAAGTGTTATAA
- a CDS encoding sugar ABC transporter substrate-binding protein, with product MKKAVLILAIVLAVSIGVSVEIGFVAANLSAVTQATIAENLEAISKDNGWTIYVSNSAGSWETMNNLVENYVSKKVDLIVIAMGQASSLTSSLTAAKEAGIPVIGIDSEYSDLLTADILTNNWEMGAKIATYLVDRLNHKGNIIVFKFDQFYGTRFRGKAIDMVLSEEPNINVLEVHHLPPAGFVEDAQRTMESYLLKYGDKIDAVWCAWDDPAYAVSLAIRAAGYSQDDMFVVGIDGSDRNIEMIAANNTAVVATILQPFGDSALIAADLINKIVVEGKSPEEVIGTVRVIYMDAPLIISANAQEYIK from the coding sequence ATGAAAAAGGCAGTTTTAATTCTCGCAATTGTTCTTGCTGTTTCAATTGGTGTAAGTGTGGAAATCGGATTCGTTGCGGCCAATCTTTCTGCGGTAACCCAGGCAACGATCGCCGAGAACCTTGAGGCGATCTCCAAAGATAATGGCTGGACGATCTATGTTTCAAATTCTGCCGGATCATGGGAAACAATGAACAATCTAGTTGAGAACTATGTTTCTAAGAAAGTCGATCTAATTGTGATTGCAATGGGTCAAGCAAGTTCACTGACATCATCGTTGACTGCCGCAAAGGAAGCGGGGATTCCAGTTATTGGAATCGATTCCGAGTACAGTGATCTTCTGACTGCCGACATTCTAACAAACAACTGGGAAATGGGTGCTAAGATCGCCACATATCTTGTGGACAGACTAAATCACAAAGGGAACATAATTGTATTTAAATTTGATCAGTTCTACGGGACTCGTTTCAGAGGAAAAGCAATCGATATGGTCCTTTCGGAAGAGCCAAACATAAATGTACTGGAAGTCCACCATCTTCCCCCTGCAGGTTTCGTCGAAGACGCCCAGAGAACCATGGAGTCTTATCTGCTCAAATACGGAGACAAAATCGATGCAGTATGGTGCGCGTGGGATGATCCTGCATATGCAGTATCTCTAGCGATCAGGGCAGCGGGTTACAGCCAGGACGATATGTTTGTTGTAGGTATTGATGGGAGCGATAGAAACATAGAGATGATAGCTGCGAACAACACTGCCGTTGTCGCCACGATTCTTCAGCCGTTTGGAGACTCGGCGCTAATAGCGGCCGATCTTATCAACAAAATAGTTGTAGAAGGAAAGAGTCCCGAGGAAGTTATCGGCACCGTCAGGGTAATATACATGGACGCCCCGCTGATTATCTCAGCGAACGCTCAGGAGTACATCAAGTAA
- a CDS encoding sugar-binding transcriptional regulator, which produces MKTDEVSLAYRAAEMYYVNEMNQEQIASELGISRSKVSRLLTSARKLGMVKIELVEPDSFDLSALEEELCRKFSIREAHIVASVEGTEKEIKQRISLSFQNNILKIIEGKKSVGLGWGTTVYEAVMSLPNKLGQLPDTKIIPLLGGLGQSEKTYQINNIVEKMANSLGATPVFLSAPAIVNNAEQLNMMTQVGSVQNVVNEWAHLEAVIFGLGAPAGMSAVLDSNLPGEIILELVRKHAVGDIVSRFLNKDGDIICRNIEDILLGIPFYELLKVPEKICLSAGEHKADGIRAALSRGYITTLFTDIRTAQRLVA; this is translated from the coding sequence ATGAAGACAGATGAAGTTAGTCTCGCTTACAGAGCCGCAGAAATGTACTATGTTAATGAGATGAACCAGGAGCAAATCGCCTCGGAACTTGGGATTTCTCGGTCAAAGGTCTCTAGACTGCTTACAAGTGCCAGGAAACTTGGAATGGTAAAGATCGAACTCGTAGAACCGGACTCATTTGACCTTAGCGCACTCGAGGAAGAGCTCTGCAGAAAATTCTCAATTAGAGAAGCACATATCGTTGCATCTGTAGAAGGAACAGAAAAGGAAATCAAACAGAGAATTTCACTATCCTTTCAAAACAACATCTTGAAAATAATCGAAGGGAAGAAATCCGTTGGCCTAGGCTGGGGAACCACTGTTTATGAGGCAGTAATGAGTCTTCCTAACAAATTGGGGCAGCTTCCCGATACGAAGATCATTCCTCTTCTCGGAGGTCTTGGTCAGTCGGAAAAAACATATCAGATCAACAATATTGTTGAGAAGATGGCGAACTCTCTGGGTGCGACACCGGTATTTCTTTCCGCTCCGGCAATCGTCAACAATGCCGAACAGCTTAATATGATGACTCAAGTGGGGTCAGTTCAGAATGTCGTGAATGAATGGGCTCATCTTGAAGCCGTGATCTTTGGTTTGGGTGCCCCCGCCGGTATGTCTGCGGTACTGGATTCAAACCTTCCCGGAGAAATCATCCTCGAGCTTGTTCGAAAGCACGCGGTGGGCGATATCGTTTCGAGATTTCTAAACAAGGACGGAGATATCATCTGTAGAAATATCGAAGATATCTTACTGGGTATACCCTTCTACGAATTGCTGAAAGTGCCTGAAAAGATATGTTTAAGCGCTGGAGAGCATAAAGCCGACGGAATCCGCGCTGCTCTCTCCAGGGGATATATAACTACATTATTTACTGACATCAGGACTGCCCAGAGACTGGTTGCCTAA
- a CDS encoding ABC transporter permease: MNKAGQLFQKYGTILALIGIVVFFSVMTDTFLTSRNLINILSHISMLTIIATGMTVCMIPGDFDMSIASVASLAGVIATSLILSGFGVVGSIVITVGMGALFGVVAGILITTLKISAFIATLALGTIATGINFMFTRGQEVYGIFPDSFLMIAQGRVIGIPIQVFIMAAVVLVFAFVMEKTKMGKWMYSIGGSVKASFLSGINVRLLRVVGMIISGALAAFTGCILASRLGSGQPTAGDAYLMDAIAASFLGMTAIKVGRPNVLGTFVGALIIGVINNGLVIMGVSYFFQYIAKGAIIILAVALTSFKNAESF; encoded by the coding sequence GTGAATAAAGCTGGACAACTTTTCCAGAAGTACGGAACGATACTGGCCCTGATCGGGATTGTCGTCTTTTTCTCGGTTATGACTGATACCTTTCTTACTTCTAGAAACCTAATAAACATACTTTCTCATATTTCAATGTTGACCATAATAGCAACGGGAATGACCGTGTGTATGATTCCAGGGGATTTCGACATGTCTATTGCCTCAGTTGCGAGTCTCGCAGGTGTGATAGCGACTTCTCTTATTCTCAGCGGGTTTGGAGTTGTTGGTTCAATAGTTATAACAGTTGGTATGGGGGCGCTCTTTGGTGTGGTCGCCGGCATCTTGATAACCACCTTGAAGATATCCGCATTCATAGCAACTCTTGCTCTTGGAACCATCGCGACGGGCATAAACTTCATGTTCACGAGAGGTCAGGAAGTATACGGGATCTTCCCCGATTCATTTCTGATGATAGCACAAGGCAGAGTGATAGGAATTCCTATTCAGGTTTTCATAATGGCTGCGGTCGTTCTCGTTTTCGCCTTCGTTATGGAGAAGACCAAGATGGGTAAATGGATGTATTCAATAGGGGGAAGTGTGAAGGCTTCATTCCTCTCGGGAATCAATGTCAGGCTGCTGCGTGTCGTGGGAATGATAATCTCGGGAGCTCTCGCGGCCTTCACCGGATGCATCCTTGCTTCGAGACTGGGGTCGGGGCAACCTACGGCTGGAGATGCGTACTTGATGGACGCAATTGCAGCTTCATTTTTGGGGATGACCGCCATAAAAGTGGGCAGACCCAACGTTTTGGGAACATTCGTCGGCGCTCTGATAATTGGAGTGATAAACAACGGTCTCGTAATTATGGGAGTGTCATATTTCTTTCAATACATCGCCAAAGGAGCAATCATAATTCTAGCGGTTGCATTGACATCGTTCAAGAACGCTGAGAGCTTCTAG